ATTGTCGCCGCGATCCGCAGAATGTCGGCCCAGTTGGACGCGATCAGGTTCTCCCGGATCGTGCCGCCCGCCAGACCGCGCAGGTTCGGCGGCACGGCCTTCGGCTCGAAAACGTAGAGACGCTTAGACGGCAGGTCGCGAATGCGCGGGATGAACCGGTGGCCGAGGATCGAGGTGACGGCGAAGACGTGATCGGTGAAGCCACCGGTATCGGCGTATTGCTCCCTGATCCGCTTGCCGATCTCGTTGTTGAGCAGCCCGTCGAGGATATAGGGCGCTTCGCTGACCGTGGCCGGGATGGTCTGCGACGCGAAGGGTGCGAACTGGTCGGAAACGTGCGTGTAGGCTTTCAGACCTGGCTCGCGCCCGTATTTCGCGTTGATCAGGTTCATCGCCTCGCCCTGCCGGGTGGTGGGAAAGAACTGACCGTCGCTGGAGGCGGTCGTCCCCATGCCCCAGAACCGGGCCATCGGCAGGGCGGCCTGCGCTTCCACGACGCTCGCGAGCGCGCGGGCGTAAGCATCGCTCTCCACATGCCAGCGCGAAATCCGCATCAACTCCCAGAAGCCGTGGGAATTGCTGGCCTCGGCCATCTTGCTCAAACCGAGGTTGAGCCCTTCGGCCAGGAGCACGTTCATCAGGCCGATCCGGTCCTTCGGCGGAGCGCCAGTCCTGAGATGCGTGAACGCCTCGGTGAACCCGGTCGCGCGGTCTACCTCCAGCATGATGTCGGTGATCCGCGTCTCCGGTATGCGGCGGTAGAGATCGGACAGCAGGTCATCGGCCCCCTGCGGCGGTGCTGTCGGCAGCCGGCTCAGATGAAGCACGCCATTCTCGATCGAACCACCGGGGATCGCGCCCGCCTTCGCAGCCTTGGCCAGCTTTTCGAGACCGAGCTCCATTCGCGCATGGCGATCGGCCAGCCAGTCCTCGGGATCGAAGGGGACGGCGAGCCGCGCGCTCGCCTCTGCAGCCTGCGCGGGCACCAGCACCTGTTTCAGATCGCCGTAGCGCCGCGATCGTTCCAGCCAGATATCGCCCGAGCGGAACGCGTCGCGCAGGTGGAACATGACCGCGACCTCCCACAGGCGGTCGTCCCCCGCGGTCTGGATCTTCAGATGGCGGTGCCACTTCGACGTGCGCCGCAGAAAATCCGTCGGCCGGTTGTGAGCCCGGTCGGACCGGATCAGCTCGGCCGCGTCCAGAAGGGTTTTGGCCACGTCCGCCCCGTCGATTTCAAGGAGACGCAGCATCCGGGGCACGTACCGACGGAACCTCTTGTAGCCTTGCACGACATGAGAAATCGGGTCCGACGAAAGCGTGTCCGTCAGTCGGGCAGCGACGGCGACGAGGGCCTGCAAATCCGTCCATCCTGGACTGGATGATATGGCGTCCTCGAGGGATGCGTCGCCGTTCTTCGCTTCGAGAAGGGCCGTTCCCATATCGCGGAACGAGCGCAAGGTCTTCTGAAGCGCCGGTTGCGCCCCGTCCATACGAGCGTCGCACAGCCGGACAGCCTCCCGCCACGTCCGGCCGACGATCCGGTCGTGCGTCTCGACCACGGCATCCGCGATCGCGCGTCGCCATTCCGACACGCAGACGGCAAGAATAGCGTGGCGGCGGTTGTCGGGCAGATCGCGTAATCCGTCCGCGAAGTAGCGTTCCCCCTGCCGACGCAGACGGGTGATGCGATGATCCGGAACGCCGTGGAACACATCCGGCGGAACGTCGATCCGACGGAGATGATCGAGCCGGTCGAGTAGCCGGCGTGCGGCGCCCGAATTGTTCCCGACCTCGAACTTGCGCAGCCACACGAAGCGGGTCAGCCGGTCTTCGACCATCTCGGACAGTAGATTGTTGAGAACCGCGCATTCGTCATCGCTCAGGCGATCCGCGATCCTCGTCTCGATCCGTCTCTCGGCGGCGACCAGAGCATCGGCGCAGAGCCGTTCGATCGTGGATGTGGCGGGGAGGATGGTCAGGGTTCTCCGGCATTCCTCGACGAAGCGGCGGGCGATGTCCTCGTTGGAAACGGCGTGCTCTGCCTGGCCGTCGAGCCAGAGCTTCAGGTCGCGGGCACCGCGGCCGGAGAAAGTCCTGTAGCCGTAGAGCTGACGCAGGCTGGCCATATGCTCGTGCCGCGTTTCTTCGCGGGCGGCATAGGCGTCGAGATCGGCGTCCTTGAGGCCAAGTTGTGCGGCAAGAAAGTCGGTGATCTCAACTGGGATGACCTCACCCGGCAGCAGAGCGCGTCCGGGATAGCGCAGCGCGCAAAGCTGTAAGGCGAAGCCAAGCCGGTTTCGCGGACGCCTGCGCTGGCCGATATGATCGAGGTCTTCATCCGATAGCGTATAGTGCTTGAGCAGCCGCGGTTCGTCCGCGGGAAGGCCGAACAGGACCTCCCGTTGCTTCGGCGTCAGGATGGTCCGGTGCGCCATGTTTCTTTTGCTTTCGACTACTCCATTGCGTATCTTTGATTTCGATATCGGTTAAGGAAAAATATCAATGGCTAGGAGCGCTGATATTCGCCGACTGTCTCAAACGATCGTTTGCGACACATGCTGATCGGATACGCGCGGGTCTCCAAGGCCGACGGAAGCCAGTCGCTCGACCTGCAACGCGACGCCCTGATCGCCGCAAGCGTCGGCGAGGACCAGATCTATTCGGACCGAGCCTCCGGCAAGAATGACGAACGGCCCGGCCTCGAGGCATGCCTGAAGGCCCTCCGAGACGGTGACGTGTTAGTAATCTGGAAACTCGACCGGATGGGGCGCAGCCTGCACCACCTGGTGAAGACGGTCGCGTGGCTCTCCGAGCGCGGCGTCGGCCTGAAGGTGCTGACTGGTCAGGGCGCGCAGATCGACACGACCACGGCCCACGGACGGCTGTCCTTCGGCATCTTCGCTTCCCTCGCGGAGTTCGAGAGCGAGCTCATCCGAGAACGGACGATGGCCGGTCTTGCCGCTGCGCGCGCTCGGGGGCGGAAGGGAGGCCGCAAGTTCGCTCTGACCAAAGCCCAGCTGCGCATGGCACAGGCGGCGATGGCCAACCGAGACACCTCTGTTTCCGAACTGTGCAAGGAGCTGAAGATCAAGCCGGTGACGCTCTACCGCTATGTCGATCCCGAGGGAAATCTACGCGAGAATGGGAAACGGCTACTGGGCGCTTAGCGTAGGATTTCACACCCTCCCGCAAAAGACCCCTATATGGATCTACTTTCTCGCCAAGGCGGACATGATCGAATAATGCTCGATACGCTTTTTCAATTTGCAGATATTGCGCATCCATTAGCCAGAAGATTATAATCGGAACCATGGCTGCAAATGGATAGAATGGTGAAAGCGTATCAATCGTAGCCATTACAGCTATTGCGGCGCTACCGAAGGTCGCCGCAAGCGCTTTAAGCGTAAAAGAATTTGCACCCATTCGGGTAATCACGCCTTGCAGCATTGTAAGATGCGCTATGCGAATGCTTTCATCGTTGTGATCGTTGTCTGCCATTGAATGGCCTATCTCGCAACGTTCGTAGCTTCTATGACCGCGTGGAACGCCCTAAACCGAGGTGGGGTCAAAAACTGTGTTGTCATATGGCCTGCTTGATGAGTCGAATGTTGAAGTGTGTATGGAAATTCATAGCACTATTAGAGCATGTCTGCACCGCAAAACACAAAATATAGTTTAGAGTTATCCCATAGAAAGCGACACACAAACCCACATTTGTGCTTTTATGGGTCACGGTGCGTCTTGCCGGATGGATAGCCTACGATAACGCCAGTAGCTGGATCAACGATCTGGTCAATGTCGTCTTGAAGGCCCTGCGTGCGGATCATCGCAAAGATGCGGATTTCCGCATCCGGGCAGACGGCTCGCAGGAGCTCCGCACAGGTGAAGCTCGTGCGGCCCATTGTCAGAACGTCATCGACGATCGTGATCTTGTCGGGCATGAAAAACGGCCTCTCGGCCTCAATGCTTTCCATGTGTACGGGCACAAGGGGACGATCGGCAGCCGGGGAGCTCGAAGAGCGTGGGACAGCTTTTACTCTCGTCAGATAGGTTTGGACCTCCTGGCCAAATCCATGCCCATGCAGCACATCGCAGATGACCTTGGCTGGCCATAGTGCCCCATCCGATAAAGGTGCCGACCGTGGAGCGGGCACAAGGGTCACATCAGGACCGAGAAATGGTTGGAGAACATCCGCCTTGGGGTCACGAAGGTGGGGTATTGCCGTTCCAAGCGTGTGCAACTTTCCCGCTTTTACGGCACCGCAAAGCCTTCGAGATTTCTTGGAAAGGTCCGAGGTGCCTCGCGGGGAATAGTTGGCGAAGGTGCCGTATTCATAGCTCGAAGGCACGCACACCCCCGGCTGTGTAGTTTGGAATATCGAGTAGGATGTCGGGCAGGTTCTCACGACGCAGGATTTGCGCCCCATACTCGATGAGCTGCTTTGGCCATGTCAGGTTTGGATCGGTGGCGACGTTCTCAAGAAGGTACAGATCACGGCCAAGCCGGATCGCTTCCCATCCCTGGTGACGTGTGCCGCTCTTCTCACTCGCCTCGATGACGATCGTTGCATCGCAGATGAGCGCCATCGTCCGGTTGCGGCGTGGGAAATTTTCGCCCTTCCCAGGATAACCCTCGGGGAACTGCGAGATCGCAAGGTGGTTGCGTTTAATCTCTTCGAGAAGCCCTGCGTTTTTGGTCGGATAGGCTTTCGATAGCGGCGTACCGAGCACGGCAATGGTGCGCCCCCCCTCCTCTATCGCTGTCTTATGGGCCACGGTGTCGATACCTTCGGCCAAGCCGCTAACGACGATAATGCCTTGATCGACCAGAGCACGTGTTACCGCACGCGCACGCTTAATGCCGTCAGGTGTCGCTTTCCGAGAGCCAACGATCGCTACGCGAGAGCCTTCCGTCAGAAGAGAGATATCGCCCGCTGTGTATAACACATCCGGTGCGTTCTTTTCCTCAACCGGGCCAAGTGGTCCTAAGGCATCTCTGGTCTTCAGCTCTGCGTGCATTCTTCTCTTTAGCGATGCTTTTGCGTCACCGCCCTCCCCTATTTTTACCTTAAATTTAAGCTATCTTGCAACATTTCACACAAACCCACATTTGTTCATTTGCGGGTTATCCCAGCTTCTTCTTCGAGCTCCTTGAGCTCCTCCCGGAAAATCGGACAGTGACGGAAGCTACAATCTGACGTCTGCTGGTCTCCAAGAACGAGGAGATCAGAACATGTCGAAACGCAGGAACCATGACGCGGGCTTCAAGGCTCGTGTGGCGCTGGAAGCCGTGAAGGGCGAGCGCACCGTGTCGGAGCTGGCCGCGGAATACGGCGTGCATCCGACCATGATCCACCAGTGGAAGAAGGCGCTGCTCGAGGGGGCATCGGACATCTTCGAGCGCGGCGGGAAGAAGAAGGCTGAGGTCGACGAGGAGACGGTGCGGTCGCTGCACGCCAAGATCGGAGAGCTGGCCGTCGCCAACGATTTTTTGTCCAGAAAGCTCAAGCCATGGACCGACAAGTGAGGCGCGGGATGATCGAACGCTCTCACCCCACGCTGTCGATCGGGGCGCAATGCCGCCTGCTGTCGATCTCGCGGTCGTCGTTCTACTACGCACCGCTGGGCGAGACAGCAGTGAACCTGGCGCTCATGCAACTGATCGATCGGCAGTTCCTGGAAACCCCGTTCTACGGCGTCCAGCAGATGACTTGGCACCTGCAGAACGAAGGGCACCCAGTGAATGTGAAGCGCATCCGTCGGCTGATGCGCCTCATGCGCCTCATGCGCCTGATGCCGATCTACCAGAAGCCCAACACCAGCAAGCCTGCCAAGGGGCACAAGACCTATCCCTACCTGCTGGGTGGGCTGCGGGTCGATCGGCCCAACCAGGTCTGGTGCGCCGACATCACCTACCTGCCGATGCGACGAGGCTTCCTCTACCTGGTCGCCATCATGGACTGGTTCACCCGCAAGGTGCTGGCCTGGCGCATCTCGAACACGCTGGAGGCGGACTTCTGCATCGAGGCGCTGAACGAGGCGGTCCACCGCTTCGGCCCACCCGAGATCATGAACACCGATCAGGGCTCGCAGTTCACGTCCTTCGCCTGGACCGACCGGCTGAAGCGGATCGGGGCCCGGATCTCCATGGATGGCAAAGGGCGGTGCCTCGACAACATCTTCATCGAACGCCTCTGGCGGTCCTTGAAGTATGAGTGCGTCTATCTGCACGCCTGGGAGACCGGCTCGCAGGCGAAGACTGGGGTTGGCAGATGGATCACCTTCTACAACCACCAGCGGCCCCACGCCGCCCATGGCGGACAGCCGCCCGCCGTGGTCTACTTCAACCAAATAGAAACCGACCAGCAGGGGCAGAGAGTAGCTTAAATCACCCCAGATCCTGTCCAAGAGATGGGGAGTAGCTCAATGCTTGCGAAAAGATGGAAGCCTGGCGTAGATACTACAACGAAGAACGACCGCACAGCGCGATCGGGAATATGCCCCCGATAATGCTGGCAAACTCAGATGGCGACACCAGCCCGCCATGTTGAGAGCAGACGGAAAACTCTGGCCCTCGGTGGCAGAAGGTTGGGTAGCAGAGCAAACAGGAACGGATTCTACATCTGAACGGCCCGGCTCAGGGGGCTCGGTCATGTTCGTTTGTCATTTGTGAGGATACGATATGAGAAGTCTTGAACGAGGTCGCGATGCACAATCGCCGGTCGAAATACCAAAACGTGGCTGGTTGGACATTGCCTGGCGCGTGAAAGATCGCGTTTCATCCAATCGTATCAGCCTTGTTGCGGCCGGTGTGGCCTTCTTCGGTCTTCTTGCTTTGTTTCCTGCGATTGGTGCCGTTCTCGCAATAGGTGGCCTACTGCTGGACCCCCAAGTCATCGTTGAGCAGATGGTCGATTTTCGAGGCTTCGTACCCGATGAAGTCTTGGCAATTGTGCAAGCTCAAGCGAGTGAAGTCGCAGGTGCAGATGATCAGGGCCTAGGACTAGCGGCCCTTGTCGCACTCGGTCTATCTTTCTGGTCAGCCTCGCGCGGTATGGCGTATCTCGTGATGGGGTTAAATCTTGTTTACGATGAGGAGGAAAAGCGCGGTTTCTTTCGATTGAGCGCACAACTACTTGCTATGTCCGCGTTGCTAGTATTTGGATTTCTATTAGGCGTAGCCTCAATCATCGCGGTTCCGGCATTACTTTCGGTGATCGATTGGCCGCTGTTCGGTCAATGGTTGGCAAGTGGGTTTCGCTGGGTCGTCTTGGTGTTCGGCGCAATGGTCGGCCTCGCACTCATCTATCGATATGGCCCGTCGCGAAGTTCGGCCGAGTGGTCGTGGGTAACACCGGGCTCAGTGATCGCATGTCTCCTTTGGATCGCTGCATCGGTGGGATTTACCATATATGTAGGTAGCTTCGCATCGTATAATGAAAGCTTCGGCGCGTTAGGTGGCGTCGTCATTTTAATTATGTGGCTTTGGATTTCGGCTTTCATTATCCTTCTTGGAGGACTGGTTAACGCCGAAATGGAGGCGCAAACGCGTGTGGACACGACCATCGGACCAGACCAACCAATAGGTGAGCGGGGTGCCGCGAAAGCCGACAAGCTCGGAGAGGCGCGTACCTAGCCGTCAGCTCT
This is a stretch of genomic DNA from Roseivivax sp. THAF197b. It encodes these proteins:
- a CDS encoding Tn3 family transposase encodes the protein MAHRTILTPKQREVLFGLPADEPRLLKHYTLSDEDLDHIGQRRRPRNRLGFALQLCALRYPGRALLPGEVIPVEITDFLAAQLGLKDADLDAYAAREETRHEHMASLRQLYGYRTFSGRGARDLKLWLDGQAEHAVSNEDIARRFVEECRRTLTILPATSTIERLCADALVAAERRIETRIADRLSDDECAVLNNLLSEMVEDRLTRFVWLRKFEVGNNSGAARRLLDRLDHLRRIDVPPDVFHGVPDHRITRLRRQGERYFADGLRDLPDNRRHAILAVCVSEWRRAIADAVVETHDRIVGRTWREAVRLCDARMDGAQPALQKTLRSFRDMGTALLEAKNGDASLEDAISSSPGWTDLQALVAVAARLTDTLSSDPISHVVQGYKRFRRYVPRMLRLLEIDGADVAKTLLDAAELIRSDRAHNRPTDFLRRTSKWHRHLKIQTAGDDRLWEVAVMFHLRDAFRSGDIWLERSRRYGDLKQVLVPAQAAEASARLAVPFDPEDWLADRHARMELGLEKLAKAAKAGAIPGGSIENGVLHLSRLPTAPPQGADDLLSDLYRRIPETRITDIMLEVDRATGFTEAFTHLRTGAPPKDRIGLMNVLLAEGLNLGLSKMAEASNSHGFWELMRISRWHVESDAYARALASVVEAQAALPMARFWGMGTTASSDGQFFPTTRQGEAMNLINAKYGREPGLKAYTHVSDQFAPFASQTIPATVSEAPYILDGLLNNEIGKRIREQYADTGGFTDHVFAVTSILGHRFIPRIRDLPSKRLYVFEPKAVPPNLRGLAGGTIRENLIASNWADILRIAATMTAGTVAPSQILRKLASYPRQNDLAVALREVGRVERTLFMIEWVLNTDMQRRVQIGLNKGEAHHALKNALRIGRQGEIRDRTTEGQHFRMAALNLLAAIVIHWNTARLSEAVAQRQCAKLPVPPDLLAHTSPLGWAHILLTGEYKWPKR
- a CDS encoding recombinase family protein codes for the protein MLIGYARVSKADGSQSLDLQRDALIAASVGEDQIYSDRASGKNDERPGLEACLKALRDGDVLVIWKLDRMGRSLHHLVKTVAWLSERGVGLKVLTGQGAQIDTTTAHGRLSFGIFASLAEFESELIRERTMAGLAAARARGRKGGRKFALTKAQLRMAQAAMANRDTSVSELCKELKIKPVTLYRYVDPEGNLRENGKRLLGA
- a CDS encoding DNA-processing protein DprA, translating into MHAELKTRDALGPLGPVEEKNAPDVLYTAGDISLLTEGSRVAIVGSRKATPDGIKRARAVTRALVDQGIIVVSGLAEGIDTVAHKTAIEEGGRTIAVLGTPLSKAYPTKNAGLLEEIKRNHLAISQFPEGYPGKGENFPRRNRTMALICDATIVIEASEKSGTRHQGWEAIRLGRDLYLLENVATDPNLTWPKQLIEYGAQILRRENLPDILLDIPNYTAGGVRAFEL
- a CDS encoding IS3 family transposase (programmed frameshift) translates to MSKRRNHDAGFKARVALEAVKGERTVSELAAEYGVHPTMIHQWKKALLEGASDIFERGGKKKAEVDEETVRSLHAKIGELAVANDFLSRKLKPMDRQVRRGMIERSHPTLSIGAQCRLLSISRSSFYYAPLGETAVNLALMQLIDRQFLETPFYGVQQMTWHLQNEGHPVNVKRIRRLMRLMRLMRLMPIYQKPNTSKPAKGHKTYPYLLGGLRVDRPNQVWCADITYLPMRRGFLYLVAIMDWFTRKVLAWRISNTLEADFCIEALNEAVHRFGPPEIMNTDQGSQFTSFAWTDRLKRIGARISMDGKGRCLDNIFIERLWRSLKYECVYLHAWETGSQAKTGVGRWITFYNHQRPHAAHGGQPPAVVYFNQIETDQQGQRVA
- a CDS encoding YihY/virulence factor BrkB family protein, with product MRSLERGRDAQSPVEIPKRGWLDIAWRVKDRVSSNRISLVAAGVAFFGLLALFPAIGAVLAIGGLLLDPQVIVEQMVDFRGFVPDEVLAIVQAQASEVAGADDQGLGLAALVALGLSFWSASRGMAYLVMGLNLVYDEEEKRGFFRLSAQLLAMSALLVFGFLLGVASIIAVPALLSVIDWPLFGQWLASGFRWVVLVFGAMVGLALIYRYGPSRSSAEWSWVTPGSVIACLLWIAASVGFTIYVGSFASYNESFGALGGVVILIMWLWISAFIILLGGLVNAEMEAQTRVDTTIGPDQPIGERGAAKADKLGEART